One region of Halodesulfovibrio sp. MK-HDV genomic DNA includes:
- a CDS encoding DJ-1/PfpI family protein, protein MGKVAIILTQGFADWEYALIAGTGGPFYGLDVQFFAPETGEVRSQGGLVAVVSQPLDEIIKWSPDAVVVVGGTIWASEGAPNISKLLQTQHSAGGVVAGICGGTLALARAELLNDTLHTSHNLDFLVENAKGYAGAEHFSKSNSAVSKNRIVTAPGTAPVSFTAAVFKSIGLDQSAVLQFKQMLAAEHA, encoded by the coding sequence ATGGGAAAAGTGGCTATTATCCTCACACAAGGATTTGCAGATTGGGAATACGCTCTGATTGCCGGAACGGGTGGTCCATTCTACGGACTTGATGTTCAGTTTTTTGCGCCTGAAACTGGGGAAGTTCGTTCACAAGGTGGTCTTGTTGCCGTTGTCTCGCAACCGCTTGATGAGATAATCAAATGGTCACCTGACGCTGTGGTTGTTGTTGGCGGCACTATCTGGGCATCAGAAGGCGCACCGAATATTAGCAAACTGCTTCAGACTCAACACTCTGCCGGTGGTGTCGTCGCAGGTATATGCGGCGGAACTTTAGCCCTTGCTCGGGCAGAGCTTCTTAATGACACGCTCCACACATCACATAATCTCGATTTTCTTGTTGAGAATGCAAAAGGATACGCAGGTGCTGAACACTTTAGCAAAAGTAATTCGGCTGTTTCTAAAAATCGAATCGTCACTGCCCCAGGAACTGCGCCAGTCAGCTTCACTGCGGCAGTATTTAAAAGCATCGGACTAGACCAAAGTGCAGTGCTCCAATTCAAACAAATGCTGGCAGCAGAACACGCTTAG